A genomic segment from Streptomyces sp. NBC_00459 encodes:
- a CDS encoding transketolase yields MGLMTGDEKHGPAATSTLDVLWVLYDRVLRVGPDRMTDPERDRFLLSKGHGPMAYYAVLAAKGFLPVDWLPGFGSYDSPLGHHPDRVLVPGAEIGSGSLGHGLPIAVGTALGLRAQGLDGPAVWVLIGDAELDEGSNHEAIAFAGPAGLERLHTVVVDNSSASHARPGGIAARFEAAGWSTSTVDGRDHEALCTAFTTPHPGRPHAVVARVEPKSG; encoded by the coding sequence ATGGGTCTGATGACCGGCGACGAGAAGCACGGGCCGGCGGCGACCTCCACGCTGGACGTGCTCTGGGTGCTCTACGACCGGGTTCTGCGGGTGGGCCCGGACCGGATGACGGACCCCGAGCGGGACCGGTTCCTGCTGTCCAAAGGGCACGGGCCGATGGCGTACTACGCGGTACTCGCCGCCAAGGGCTTCCTGCCCGTGGACTGGCTGCCGGGCTTCGGCTCGTACGACTCGCCGCTGGGCCACCACCCCGACCGGGTGCTGGTGCCGGGGGCCGAGATCGGCAGCGGCTCGCTCGGGCACGGTCTGCCGATCGCCGTGGGTACGGCGCTGGGGCTGCGCGCCCAGGGGCTCGACGGGCCTGCGGTGTGGGTGTTGATCGGCGACGCCGAACTGGACGAGGGCAGCAACCACGAGGCGATCGCCTTCGCGGGGCCCGCCGGTCTCGAACGGCTGCACACCGTCGTCGTCGACAACTCGTCCGCGAGCCACGCCCGGCCCGGTGGCATCGCCGCCCGCTTCGAGGCCGCGGGCTGGTCCACGTCAACGGTCGACGGCCGTGACCACGAGGCCCTCTGCACCGCCTTCACCACGCCGCACCCCGGCCGCCCGCACGCCGTCGTGGCGCGGGTCGAACCGAAGTCCGGCTGA
- a CDS encoding tyrosine-type recombinase/integrase, with amino-acid sequence MAEKAIVPVGVRLSTDIEYRPDRPHPYRARVRWFDPATKRRLSLSEGKADEDEAQEWLQDIIEAAQAGLSPSLATMKLAEYGDANMDLALRGLELKTLDPYLAGWRMRVVPALGHLAVRMITNGIVDRTVQNWIVDEHSRSTVKNTIAVLVRVMEQAVRDGIIKVNPARISGWQKLYKQAEDELRDPRALALPDWDTLVQLADALVAASYNQYRGWGDVVLFAASTAARIGEVSGCRVGDIDTSQWIWTVRRQTTPAPGGLTDKGTKGKRARKVPIIEEIRPLVAQRILSAGPAPDARLFTGPRGGRISTAVLRDATHWDDVVTRLGYEHLRRHDLRHTGLTWFADAGVPLHVLRRIAGHGSLTTTQRYLHPDVHKITAAGTALSAHLSVLRAPRTLPATTVLTR; translated from the coding sequence ATGGCCGAGAAGGCCATTGTTCCTGTCGGTGTCCGGCTCTCCACCGACATCGAATACCGGCCCGATCGCCCCCATCCGTATCGAGCGCGTGTCCGCTGGTTCGATCCCGCTACGAAGCGGCGTCTGTCCCTGTCGGAGGGGAAGGCGGACGAGGACGAGGCGCAGGAGTGGCTCCAGGACATCATCGAGGCCGCGCAGGCCGGGCTGTCCCCGTCGCTCGCCACCATGAAGCTCGCCGAATACGGCGACGCGAACATGGATCTCGCCCTGCGCGGGCTGGAGTTGAAGACCCTCGACCCCTATCTCGCGGGATGGCGGATGCGTGTGGTCCCTGCCCTGGGCCACCTCGCCGTACGGATGATCACCAACGGCATCGTCGACCGCACCGTGCAGAACTGGATCGTCGACGAACACAGCCGCTCCACGGTAAAGAACACCATCGCCGTCCTGGTCCGCGTCATGGAACAGGCGGTCCGCGACGGCATCATCAAAGTCAACCCCGCCCGCATCAGCGGCTGGCAGAAGCTCTACAAGCAGGCCGAGGACGAACTCCGCGACCCCCGGGCCCTCGCCCTGCCCGACTGGGACACGCTCGTCCAGCTGGCCGACGCACTCGTGGCCGCCTCCTACAACCAGTACCGCGGCTGGGGCGACGTCGTTCTGTTCGCCGCGAGCACCGCTGCCCGGATCGGGGAAGTCTCCGGGTGCCGCGTCGGAGATATCGACACCAGCCAGTGGATCTGGACGGTACGGCGGCAGACCACGCCCGCGCCCGGCGGACTCACCGACAAGGGCACCAAGGGCAAGCGCGCCCGGAAGGTTCCCATCATCGAGGAGATCCGCCCGCTCGTGGCCCAGCGCATCCTCTCCGCCGGCCCCGCCCCTGACGCACGTCTGTTCACCGGCCCGCGCGGAGGACGCATCTCCACCGCGGTCCTGCGCGACGCGACCCACTGGGACGACGTGGTCACCCGCCTCGGCTACGAGCACCTGCGCCGCCACGATCTCCGCCACACCGGACTGACCTGGTTCGCGGACGCCGGAGTCCCCCTCCACGTCCTGCGCAGGATCGCCGGCCACGGCTCACTGACCACCACTCAGCGCTACCTGCACCCGGACGTCCACAAGATCACAGCCGCCGGTACGGCACTCTCTGCACACCTCAGCGTGCTACGCGCCCCGCGCACCCTTCCCGCAACTACCGTCCTCACCCGCTGA